In one window of Bdellovibrio bacteriovorus DNA:
- a CDS encoding polyprenol monophosphomannose synthase, whose translation MKTLIVIPTYNEKENIQAIVPAVLAQNLGVEILVVDDNSPDGTGAIVREMQKNIPQLHLLSRPGKQGLGKAYIAGFRWGMDHGFDAITEMDADFSHRPEDLGPLLKKLETHDFAVGSRYVEGGRTVNWGLLRKIISRGGGIYARLILGFPLNDWTGGFNAWKKEVLHAIDLSTVESNGYSFQIELKYKAMKKGFKGAESPIVFEDRRVGQSKMSLKIVIEAFYRVWLMRFK comes from the coding sequence ATGAAAACACTGATCGTTATTCCTACGTACAATGAAAAAGAAAACATCCAGGCGATTGTTCCCGCCGTCCTTGCACAAAATTTAGGCGTTGAGATCTTGGTAGTTGATGACAACTCTCCAGATGGAACGGGTGCCATTGTTCGTGAGATGCAAAAGAACATTCCTCAGCTTCACTTGTTATCACGTCCTGGTAAGCAAGGTTTGGGAAAAGCCTATATTGCGGGATTTCGTTGGGGTATGGATCATGGCTTCGATGCGATCACAGAAATGGATGCCGACTTTTCCCACCGCCCCGAAGATCTGGGACCGCTTCTTAAAAAATTAGAAACTCACGATTTCGCTGTGGGTTCTCGCTATGTCGAGGGAGGTCGCACTGTGAACTGGGGCCTCTTGCGCAAAATTATTTCCCGCGGTGGTGGTATTTACGCGCGCTTGATCCTGGGATTTCCGTTGAACGATTGGACCGGTGGCTTTAACGCTTGGAAAAAAGAAGTTCTGCACGCCATAGACCTTTCCACGGTTGAATCCAATGGATATAGCTTTCAAATCGAATTGAAATACAAAGCTATGAAAAAAGGTTTTAAAGGAGCCGAGTCACCGATTGTGTTTGAAGACCGTCGTGTTGGACAAAGCAAAATGTCTTTAAAAATCGTCATTGAGGCCTTCTATCGTGTATGGCTTATGCGCTTTAAGTAA
- a CDS encoding Yip1 family protein — MTDYRDVTPGAHSDNAKEVLRYIVNYLRHPIEKIKNLPDWSWTTLIVTLVVLSMASGVLTGLVPPNFFRLMGGFIISPLVGVTTTFIGALFIYYYFQVYEKRTCSLRKIFTLILFANIPFFVFQVGSEIIPPITLVGFAFTALLMAVGLTENFQMDKRRALRLVTILFAIVFILWLWNRIDISRLERLG; from the coding sequence ATGACAGACTATAGAGACGTTACTCCCGGTGCTCACTCCGACAATGCCAAAGAAGTTCTTCGTTACATCGTGAACTACCTTCGTCACCCGATTGAAAAAATCAAAAACCTGCCGGACTGGAGTTGGACTACGTTGATCGTGACCTTAGTGGTTCTATCAATGGCTTCCGGCGTGTTAACGGGATTAGTACCACCGAACTTTTTTCGTTTGATGGGCGGATTCATCATCTCTCCACTTGTGGGTGTCACGACGACTTTTATCGGCGCACTTTTTATTTATTATTACTTCCAGGTTTATGAAAAACGCACCTGCTCTTTGCGAAAGATCTTCACCCTGATTCTTTTTGCCAATATTCCTTTCTTTGTTTTTCAAGTGGGTTCAGAGATCATTCCCCCGATTACTTTAGTGGGTTTTGCTTTCACCGCTTTACTGATGGCCGTGGGCCTGACGGAAAATTTCCAGATGGACAAGCGTCGCGCACTTCGTCTGGTTACGATTCTTTTTGCCATTGTTTTCATTCTTTGGCTTTGGAATCGTATTGATATTTCGCGCTTGGAAAGACTCGGTTAA
- the gmk gene encoding guanylate kinase: MKTRLIIVAAPSGAGKSSFVEKISQEDPRLVDIITFTTRSMRKGESEGHPYHFISSEDFQKKIEEGFFVEWARVHTNYYGTSYDSIETSWKHGKCAIMDIDIQGVATFKAKFPDAKTVFILPPSIDELRRRIAKRDGGMPADIEVRMANAEKELREASKFDYQIVNDVFEHSYAQFKKIVEELLA; this comes from the coding sequence ATGAAGACGCGTCTTATTATTGTCGCCGCTCCAAGCGGTGCTGGAAAAAGTAGTTTTGTCGAAAAGATCAGCCAGGAAGATCCTCGCTTGGTCGACATTATTACTTTTACGACGCGCTCTATGCGTAAGGGTGAAAGTGAAGGGCATCCTTATCACTTTATCAGTTCCGAGGACTTCCAGAAAAAGATCGAAGAAGGTTTTTTCGTCGAGTGGGCTCGCGTTCACACGAACTATTACGGGACTTCTTATGACAGCATTGAGACGTCCTGGAAGCACGGCAAGTGCGCGATCATGGACATCGATATCCAAGGCGTTGCGACCTTTAAGGCTAAATTTCCGGATGCAAAGACCGTTTTCATTCTTCCTCCCTCAATTGATGAGCTGCGTCGCCGTATTGCAAAACGAGACGGGGGTATGCCGGCCGATATCGAAGTGAGAATGGCGAACGCGGAAAAAGAGCTGCGAGAGGCCTCTAAATTCGATTATCAGATCGTGAACGACGTCTTTGAACATTCCTACGCTCAATTTAAAAAAATCGTTGAAGAATTACTAGCTTAG
- the mutL gene encoding DNA mismatch repair endonuclease MutL, giving the protein MSIQVLSPEVVDQIAAGEVVERPAHLVKELVENSIDAGATRVHVEFFDGGRIVKVIDNGKGMAPEDLPKALERFATSKISKTDDLWRLRTFGFRGEALASIAAVSKLTLTSRRADDEQAHQLISEYGRKKDIDKVGGSQGTTILIENLFDNTPARLKFLKSDAAENTAIKTTLKAMALSHYDVEFRIQENGKLVSFWPACRNRKDRVEQILEIKPLFVGEASRENVKAYAVFADPHNVAKTAKNIWLFAQNRWIQDRSLQAAVNEAYRSLLMHGEYPIAVVWVETDPDCVDVNIHPTKSQVKFQEPSLAFRAVAGALRSTLEQAPWLPAQQRPQPVAPLSDVSSADYPSTQGLPNFLNSPSAMPAMPKENLAFDDSSLKATSFQKKDFSFPSSSVNQPKVSYQTLAEAASSRESLGPSAVAEPEAPRGYWSSLEVLGQANLTYIVTQARDKIVFVDQHAAHERVVYEKLMNAWKGGKVDVQDFLFPLAIDMSPEKVEALLTLGKDIERLGVFIESLGPGTIGVKAAPLMIKESILSTVLDKMANEIVEQGGSYSLERVVGDICATMACHSVVRAGQALGVDQMKSLLRDMDQFPLSSFCPHGRPVSVEYPFYKLEKDFGRIV; this is encoded by the coding sequence ATGTCCATTCAAGTTTTATCTCCTGAAGTCGTCGACCAAATTGCCGCAGGCGAGGTGGTGGAGCGTCCTGCTCACTTAGTTAAAGAGCTTGTTGAAAACAGTATCGATGCGGGGGCCACGCGCGTGCACGTTGAGTTCTTTGACGGCGGTCGCATTGTTAAGGTGATCGACAACGGGAAGGGTATGGCACCTGAAGATTTGCCGAAAGCGCTTGAGCGTTTTGCCACCAGTAAAATTTCAAAAACAGATGACCTGTGGCGCTTAAGAACTTTTGGATTTCGTGGCGAAGCGCTTGCAAGTATCGCCGCTGTCAGTAAGCTGACGCTGACGTCTCGTCGTGCGGATGATGAACAGGCTCATCAACTCATTTCAGAATACGGCCGCAAAAAAGACATCGATAAAGTGGGCGGCTCTCAAGGGACGACGATCTTAATTGAAAATCTTTTTGATAATACTCCGGCGCGTTTGAAGTTTTTAAAATCCGACGCCGCAGAAAACACAGCGATCAAAACGACGCTTAAAGCTATGGCCCTGTCTCACTACGACGTGGAATTCCGCATTCAGGAAAACGGCAAGCTTGTCAGTTTTTGGCCTGCTTGCAGAAATCGCAAGGATCGTGTTGAGCAAATTTTAGAAATCAAACCTCTTTTCGTCGGCGAAGCTTCGCGTGAAAACGTGAAAGCCTATGCCGTGTTCGCGGATCCTCACAATGTGGCGAAGACGGCTAAAAATATTTGGCTCTTTGCGCAGAATCGCTGGATTCAAGATCGCAGTTTGCAGGCGGCTGTCAATGAAGCTTACCGCAGTCTTCTTATGCACGGGGAATATCCTATTGCCGTTGTGTGGGTCGAAACAGATCCCGACTGTGTCGACGTGAATATTCATCCCACAAAATCGCAAGTGAAATTTCAAGAACCTTCATTAGCTTTCCGTGCCGTTGCGGGAGCTTTGCGCAGCACTTTAGAGCAAGCGCCTTGGTTGCCGGCTCAGCAGAGACCGCAGCCCGTGGCACCCCTTTCGGACGTGTCTTCTGCGGATTATCCCTCGACTCAAGGGCTTCCGAATTTTCTGAATTCACCCTCTGCAATGCCGGCGATGCCGAAAGAAAATCTGGCCTTCGATGATTCGTCACTGAAAGCCACGAGCTTTCAAAAGAAGGACTTTTCTTTCCCAAGTTCTTCCGTGAATCAACCGAAGGTCAGCTATCAGACTTTGGCAGAAGCGGCGTCCTCGCGCGAAAGCTTAGGGCCGTCCGCGGTGGCCGAGCCGGAAGCGCCTCGTGGTTACTGGTCGTCACTTGAAGTTTTAGGTCAGGCGAATCTCACTTATATCGTGACTCAAGCCCGCGACAAAATTGTTTTCGTGGACCAGCACGCCGCTCATGAAAGGGTGGTTTACGAAAAACTCATGAATGCGTGGAAGGGGGGCAAGGTCGATGTGCAAGACTTCCTTTTCCCACTGGCTATTGATATGTCTCCCGAAAAAGTGGAAGCGCTTTTGACATTAGGTAAAGACATAGAGCGCCTGGGTGTTTTCATCGAGTCGCTAGGACCGGGAACGATCGGCGTGAAAGCTGCACCTTTAATGATCAAAGAGTCCATCTTAAGCACCGTCCTTGATAAAATGGCTAACGAAATAGTCGAGCAGGGCGGCAGTTATTCTTTAGAAAGAGTCGTCGGAGACATCTGTGCCACGATGGCCTGCCATTCCGTGGTGCGTGCCGGACAAGCTCTAGGGGTGGATCAAATGAAATCACTCTTAAGAGACATGGATCAATTCCCTCTTTCTAGTTTCTGTCCTCACGGTCGCCCGGTGAGTGTGGAGTATCCGTTCTATAAGCTTGAAAAAGATTTTGGTCGCATCGTTTGA
- a CDS encoding formyltransferase family protein yields MKTLVITSAVTFVPDNYDDLTLGLADNPYVQGLVVIDNRSADIYLKAFLLMLSGAGPLMGWHLLKNSLDNSLDRKQKRYEALGKKVWVIKDVNSDETIQFLSSLEPDVILNARTRSFFKKRLLAIPKIGCINIHHGLLPHQRGLMCDFWAHLFGTSFGFSIHEMTSKLDDGSLLKVVEVPSDKKNYLESLKNAAQLETSAATEVLQEIARTRKIQGLENAKTDQTVYRSNPGLIDFYKLRLRGIKI; encoded by the coding sequence ATGAAAACCCTAGTTATCACTTCGGCCGTGACATTCGTGCCGGATAACTATGATGACTTAACGCTCGGCCTGGCCGACAACCCTTACGTACAAGGGCTCGTCGTTATTGATAACCGCAGTGCTGATATATACCTTAAAGCGTTTCTTTTGATGCTTTCTGGAGCGGGCCCCCTGATGGGATGGCATCTTCTTAAAAACAGCTTAGACAACTCCTTAGATCGAAAACAAAAGCGCTACGAAGCTTTGGGTAAAAAAGTGTGGGTCATTAAGGACGTCAACTCTGACGAAACTATTCAGTTTCTTTCTTCGTTGGAACCCGATGTGATTTTAAATGCGCGAACTCGCTCTTTTTTCAAAAAGCGCCTTCTAGCGATCCCAAAAATCGGCTGCATCAACATCCATCATGGGTTGCTTCCGCATCAACGGGGACTCATGTGCGATTTTTGGGCGCATCTTTTCGGCACCTCATTTGGTTTTTCTATTCACGAAATGACTTCGAAACTAGATGACGGCTCACTGCTTAAAGTGGTCGAAGTGCCTTCCGACAAAAAGAACTATCTGGAGTCATTAAAAAATGCCGCTCAACTAGAGACGTCAGCCGCGACGGAGGTGCTGCAGGAAATTGCACGCACCCGGAAAATTCAAGGCCTTGAGAACGCAAAAACAGACCAGACCGTGTACCGATCTAACCCCGGTCTCATCGATTTTTACAAGCTACGCCTGCGAGGAATAAAGATATGA
- the miaA gene encoding tRNA (adenosine(37)-N6)-dimethylallyltransferase MiaA: MNKAKPVIFVVGSTATGKSEWALRLAQEFKGVIVNCDSIQVYKKVDIGAAKPTKEEQALVPHYLLDYVSPSQEMTAGQYCRDFYEVMEKIPDGTPVFVVGGTGFYFMAIEKGMYPVLPVSEAVQKQVAEELKTELGAQKLYQELLEKDPEYGAKIHLSDHYRIGRAIELIRTQGKSVTAIQKEFEESRAPFPFPLLKIGPSWDRELLKERIDLRTRKMLEAGLVEEVKELLDEGLESWAPMSSVGYKETIAYLKNEISKEQLLEDISTNTRQLAKRQRTWFQRDKDIQWFDGKTGFSQARSVVEEFLNPFDPTKGKAGE, from the coding sequence ATGAATAAAGCAAAGCCCGTGATTTTTGTTGTTGGTTCAACGGCCACCGGAAAGTCCGAGTGGGCTCTTCGACTTGCGCAGGAATTTAAGGGCGTTATCGTCAACTGTGACTCTATTCAAGTTTACAAAAAGGTCGATATTGGTGCTGCAAAGCCCACGAAAGAAGAACAGGCCTTAGTGCCCCATTATCTTCTGGATTACGTGAGTCCCTCGCAAGAAATGACCGCTGGTCAGTATTGCCGCGACTTCTATGAAGTCATGGAAAAAATCCCCGACGGCACCCCGGTTTTTGTCGTCGGAGGAACGGGCTTTTATTTCATGGCCATTGAAAAAGGCATGTATCCCGTTTTGCCTGTGTCTGAGGCCGTGCAAAAGCAAGTGGCCGAAGAGCTTAAAACCGAATTGGGTGCCCAAAAACTTTATCAGGAGCTGTTGGAAAAAGATCCCGAATATGGCGCCAAAATTCACCTGTCTGATCATTACCGTATAGGTCGCGCAATCGAATTGATTCGCACGCAAGGGAAAAGCGTGACGGCCATCCAAAAAGAATTCGAAGAATCGCGGGCGCCTTTTCCGTTTCCTCTTTTGAAGATTGGGCCTTCTTGGGATCGCGAACTCTTAAAAGAGCGCATTGATCTTCGCACTCGCAAAATGCTCGAGGCGGGTTTGGTTGAGGAAGTGAAAGAGCTACTCGATGAAGGTCTAGAGTCATGGGCTCCGATGAGTAGCGTGGGCTACAAAGAAACCATCGCCTACTTGAAGAATGAAATCTCCAAAGAGCAGCTTCTTGAGGACATTTCCACCAATACAAGGCAGCTCGCTAAACGGCAAAGAACTTGGTTTCAGCGAGACAAAGACATTCAGTGGTTCGACGGAAAAACAGGCTTTTCCCAAGCAAGATCCGTGGTCGAGGAATTCCTAAATCCTTTTGACCCCACGAAAGGGAAAGCTGGAGAATGA
- the rpoZ gene encoding DNA-directed RNA polymerase subunit omega: MARVTVEDCLEKVPNRFALVLMVAKRAKQLLKGAEATVSTRSNKYIVSALREVAIGNVGYTEAMENAEAIRQIEKDLNK; encoded by the coding sequence ATGGCTCGCGTAACCGTTGAAGATTGCTTGGAAAAAGTTCCTAATAGATTTGCTCTAGTGCTTATGGTTGCTAAAAGAGCGAAGCAGCTTCTTAAAGGTGCCGAGGCGACTGTGTCCACTCGTAGCAATAAATACATTGTGAGCGCGCTTCGCGAAGTGGCTATCGGAAACGTAGGTTACACTGAGGCTATGGAAAATGCGGAAGCTATCCGCCAAATCGAGAAAGATTTGAATAAATAG
- a CDS encoding YicC/YloC family endoribonuclease has translation MKSMTGYGTARVQTKDVTVEVSIRAVNGRFLEPRFHLPREFVSLESELKKILSQTLLRGTIDIFVSRRVRNTAAKAQMTVNDTLAKKYMTAYKHLSKELGVPFQVHLEALARLPEIIKVEESYEMFTGEDKILKKAFTAACKACNAERTREGKALRRDLEKLLLSLERQVKVISELRGEANAQLQEKFEQKIRARLKGNDIDPTRLSQEIVIQLEKADINEELTRLSEHIKNYRQLVISQQAEGKKLDFYTQELLREVNTIGSKSQVAKITQAVVEAKTLIERLREQVQNVQ, from the coding sequence ATGAAAAGCATGACAGGGTACGGCACCGCAAGAGTTCAAACCAAAGACGTCACCGTAGAGGTGAGCATTCGTGCGGTGAACGGCCGTTTCTTAGAGCCAAGATTCCATCTTCCTCGCGAATTCGTATCGCTGGAATCAGAACTAAAAAAAATCTTAAGCCAAACTTTATTGCGTGGAACGATTGATATCTTCGTTTCTCGTCGTGTTCGTAATACCGCCGCCAAGGCGCAAATGACGGTGAATGATACTTTGGCGAAAAAGTATATGACCGCATATAAGCATCTTTCCAAAGAGTTAGGTGTTCCATTTCAAGTGCATCTTGAAGCTTTGGCTCGTCTTCCAGAGATCATCAAGGTTGAAGAGTCGTACGAGATGTTTACGGGCGAAGATAAGATTCTTAAAAAAGCTTTCACGGCGGCTTGCAAGGCTTGCAACGCAGAACGCACACGTGAGGGGAAAGCTCTTCGTCGTGATTTAGAGAAGCTTCTTTTGTCGTTAGAAAGACAAGTTAAAGTAATCAGTGAACTGCGTGGCGAAGCGAACGCTCAGCTGCAAGAGAAGTTCGAACAGAAGATTCGTGCTCGTCTTAAAGGCAATGATATTGATCCGACTCGTTTATCCCAAGAGATCGTTATTCAGCTTGAAAAAGCGGATATTAATGAGGAACTCACGCGTTTGAGCGAGCATATTAAAAACTACCGCCAACTCGTGATATCTCAGCAGGCCGAAGGAAAGAAATTGGATTTCTACACCCAAGAGCTGCTCCGCGAGGTGAATACGATTGGTTCCAAGTCTCAGGTAGCCAAGATCACTCAAGCCGTGGTAGAAGCAAAAACCCTTATTGAAAGACTTAGAGAACAGGTACAAAACGTTCAATGA